The following nucleotide sequence is from Pseudobutyrivibrio ruminis HUN009.
GGCACCATACATCAGTGTCGAGCCACTCTTGACTCTCCTCTTTTGTCTTAGTAAGTGAAAGATGTGGGTAATCATCAGCATTTAATCCTGTGTTATTGAACTTATCCCATGAAGGATTCTTGATTGTGATAGCTGCTGGTGATTCCGTAATATTTTCATCGTTATTCTCTAGCTGCTCAGTCTCATCATCTGTAGTTGCTGTTTCTGTGGATTCTGTCAGCGAATCCGCCTTTGTATCTGATGATTCCGATTCCACCGACTCTGTAGCTTGTGTATCCTCATCATCCTCAATTGTAATTTTAATTGTTTTGCAGCCTGTTAAAATAAGGCTTGCGCTTAGCATTAATAACAAAGCTTTCTTTTTCATAATATCTAGTCTCCTAATTTGCTCCATCTGCGTTATCTCTAAGTAAGCCTTCAAACTTTGTGCCTACCTCAAAATACTCCCATGTAGTCTTTTCAACCTCGAGAGTATAACTATCATCTGAAGCTTTATAAAAAGAAAACTCAATTGGCTCTCCATTTGGATCAACTGCATCAAAAATTACGCTATTTTCGCCTGCCTTAACCTCGCCTTCATCAATGTTTGCTAGACCATAGATAATTACTGACATTGAATAGTTGCTTCCATCATTGCTGATTGTGACTTCATAATCATAATTTGTGTAGTAGCCTACATACTCGTCAAGATTAACTACCTTATTTGATTCGCTGTCATCATCAGAGCTTTCGACTTCTTCTGATGTCTCAACCTCTTCTGTAGAATCCACCACAGGCGCTATATCTGAGCTTACTTCCTTATTTCCGCAAGCTGTCATGGTTAGTGCAAGTGTACATAAAACTAGTAATACCTTTTTCATATTTCTCTACCTCTTTATCTTTATTATGTCCATTTTTTAGGCATATCTAATTTAGCACTAACAACTTTATTGTTCAACATATCAACCTATTAGAATTTAAATAAGCGCAAGCGAAGCTATTAAGCTATCTCTTGCGCTTTATTCCTATAATTAGATTGTTTCTCCATCTACCAAATCATATGGTACTATTATCCGCTTATTTTTTTCTTTCTCTTTGGCCTCTATTAGATTAAACAATAATTGCATAGCCTCTTTTGCCACCAATTCTACATTATTGTTAACCGAATTTAGTCTTGGTGAAATATACTTTAGTGTATCTATTGCATCGAATCCATGCAATCCATAATCCCTGCCTGCTGTAAGCCTTTTTTCTTTTAGCTTCATCATAATTTCTAAGGCCATCTCATCTGCTGTGCAAATAAAAGCTGTTTCTTTGTTTACTGGATAATCCTCTATATGTTCAAGATAATCCCAATCTAATAAATACCCTGCAGTACATTTATCTTGCGCCTGCTCAATAGCCTGATTGAAACCTAAAAGACGTTGCTCATGAACGTAAATATTTTCTTTGTTATTTCCATTTATTGGTGGACATACAAATACAATGTGCCTATATCCCTTAGAAATAACTTTATTTGTAGCTGCTTTCATTGCGCTACGCTGAGAGATATCCACAAAAGGTATCCCTTCTGCTATCTTGTTATCCACAGAAACAACTGGGATATCCAAACCATCGAGAAACGCCTTGTATTCGTCTCCTTTGTTAATGGATGATAAAATGATACCGTCTGTCTTATATGCAGCTAGCCTTTTAATCTTATCGATTTCCTTCTGGGAATCATTGTTATGCAGATTAATATTAACTCCATAACCAAGTTTCTCTGCTTCCGCACTTACAGCGCTAATCATCTGTGCAAAATATCGATTTTTTGAATCTAAGACAACCATACCTATTGTATAAGTACGTCCTTTTGCCAAGCTTCGTGCTAATAAGTCAGGCTTATAACCATGCTCCTTAGCAGTCTTCAGAATCATTTCTTTAGTTGCATCATTTATCCGCCCTGTGTTATTTAACGCTCTGATTACTGTCGTTCTTGAAACACCACAAAGCTTCGCTAAATCATTAGTTGTGATACTCATCGTTCCCCTCTACTCAAACTACTACTCATTCTAACCCAACTTTTAACATCTGGAAAGAGAATGGTTTTAATAATAGCTTTATGTCATCATTATTTAACTCGTAATTGACGATTTCCTGTGGTCTAACAGCATCATGATTCTCTACGTTATTGGTTTTTATATCATCATGAAATAATACCTTTGATTCCCTTATTCCACTTACTTTAAACGATCTGATATCGATGCTTATTTCCTCTTTCTTTTCACTCCTATTTACAAAGAATAATACTAATTCATTGGCTCTTTCATTAGCAACCGCCAGGTTATCTATTAAAGGAACCTCTTCCATATCATCTGTTGAATATGTTTCACCAATATATTTTGATTGAAGAACTGTACCTACTGCATTATTTGCAATCAACTCAAATGGGAAGTAAATTGGTTGAACCCACGCTTCACCACCTTTTTTTGTCATAATACATGCACTTATATTCGTTAATAAAGACTGACAACCTATTTTTACTCTATCACATTTTTTCAATAATACCATCATCATGCTTGCAAATAATAAAGAGTCTTCCATGGTATAAATCTGCTCACCTAATGGTGGTGCAATTTGCCAAGGATGTTCATCTACCCATTTTTGCACTTCATAGTCTGGTGTTGACCATACCCCCCATTCATCAAAACAAATATTCATTGTCTTTTTACTATTACGTTTTTTCTTCTCTAAATCTGCTATCCCACAAACCAAATCAATATATCTTTCCATATCTAAAGACCTAGCAAGAAATGATTTGGTTCCTTTATCCTGACCATCATAATACTGATGAAGAGAAATATAGTCTGCCTCATCATACGTATTGCTAAGAACTTCTCGTTCCCAATCTCCAAATGTAGCATTTCTAGACATTGAGCTTCCACACACTACTAACTCGATGGTAGGATCTAGAACCTTCATTGCTTTCCCAATTTCATGTGCAAGTCTCCCGTATTCGTGGGCCGTCTTATGGCCTATCTGCCATTCGCCATCCATTTCATTTCCTAGGCACCATGTTTTTACTTTATATGGCTCCTTGGATCCATATTTTACGCGTAGATTACTATAATATGTCCCTTCTTCGCTATTACAATACTCAAGTAGAGCCACTGCTTCATCTATTCCTTTTGTACCCATATTTACGGCCATAATTGGCTCCATGTCATATCGTTTAGCCCACTTCATGAACTCATCAATTCCTACTTCATTTGTTTCGATTGATTTCCATGCTAAATCTCTTTTTCGTGGACGATTTTCTTTAGGTCCTATACCATCCATCCAATTATAATTTGAAACGAAATTACCTCCTGGATATCTTACTAATCCTACTCCCATCTTTTTGGCTAATTCTGCCACGTCTTTTCTGAAACCGTCTTCATCAGCTGTAGGATGATTTCCTTCATATATTCCCGTATAAACGACTCTACCCATGTGCTCTACAAATGAACCAAATATCCTTTTGTCCACTTTTCCAATTTTAAAGTCTTTATCTATAACAATTCTGTTTTTCATCCTCTTCTCCTATTCTTTCATACCTGATGTAGCAATACCTTCCATAAAGAATCTCTGACCAAATAAGAAAACTATTAACAATGGAGCTATTGCAATTACTGTTGCTGCTAGAGTTGGACCATACTTTATTGCATTACTTCCAACAAGAGTTGCTAATCCTGCAGAAAGTGTTCTCTTTTCTTGCGTACTTGTGAGCATCATGGGATATAACAAGTCGTTCCAGTTATTCATTAAATGAAAGATTCCTAATGTTACCAATGCCGGCTTTGATAAAGGTAATATTATTTTCAAATATATTTGTATTTCACTCATACCATCGATACGAGCAGCTTCATCTAAAGATTTGGGAATCCCCGAGAAGAATGAAGTAAGCATAAAAATACCATACGCGCTGGCAGCTCGTGGTAATACTAGACCTATAAAAGTGTTGAGAATTCCCATTTTATATTCTTCCAAATAAATTGGAATCATAACAATTTGAAATGGAATCATCATTGTTAAAAGTATTATTCCAAATATAATTTTTCTTCCTCTGAACTCCATTCTTGAAAATGCATATGCCGCTAACGAATCAAAAAACAGACTAATTATCGTCACAGCACCTGCGAAACATACTGTGTTTTTAAGCATCGTTGGTATTGGCAAAACACTCCATACATACTTAAACTGTGTCGTAACCCATTCAGTTGGAAAGAACTTTGGTGGCCATTGCATTACATCAAAATCTGACTTAAAAGCAGACACCAATAGCCAAAACAACGGAAGCAATACAATAAGCATTATTATCGTTAGCAATACATAACTAATTATGTCAAAAGACCTTTTACTCATTATTCTTCCTCCCTTCTAGTTGAATACTTCCTCAAAATAAAAGTTATTATTGCAATCAGGAAGAATAAATAAACAGCAATTGAAGTTGCATATCCAACATCAAATGGAGCTGTTTTGAATCCTCTGTCGTAAATAAATCCTACTAAAGTCTCTGTTGAATATAGAGGTCCACCTTGAGTTAATACATATATCTGATCAAATACCTGCAATGCTCCTATTAATGTTGTTACCAGGCAGAAAGCTATTGTTTCCTTGATACCAGGTATTGTCACATAAATGAATTTTCTAAACCATGATGCTCCGTCTATTTCTGCTGCTTCATATAATGACTGTGAAACCCCAAGCGCAGCAGCTGACAATAATGTCAAAGTATATCCAAAAGTTTTCCAAACAGATACTGCGATAACCGTACCCATTGCATATCCTTCTGTTCCGAGTAAATTTGGGATTTCTACACCAATTTTACTTAACAAAAAAGCAATCATTCCTGAATTCTTGTTTAGTATCATAGACCACATAATACTTATTGCTGTCATTGAACAAACATAAGGTATGTAAAAGACAGTACGTAAAAA
It contains:
- a CDS encoding carbohydrate ABC transporter permease, with translation MKRNQKLAYLFIAPSSLIFIIFVFVPLFEAFFISLTNMDIYMNGYEFIGFENYSRMLEDSRVWNATKNTIVYTGIEVPLQIGLSLLLLFLMLSNNRFHKFLRTVFYIPYVCSMTAISIMWSMILNKNSGMIAFLLSKIGVEIPNLLGTEGYAMGTVIAVSVWKTFGYTLTLLSAAALGVSQSLYEAAEIDGASWFRKFIYVTIPGIKETIAFCLVTTLIGALQVFDQIYVLTQGGPLYSTETLVGFIYDRGFKTAPFDVGYATSIAVYLFFLIAIITFILRKYSTRREEE
- a CDS encoding LacI family DNA-binding transcriptional regulator, which translates into the protein MSITTNDLAKLCGVSRTTVIRALNNTGRINDATKEMILKTAKEHGYKPDLLARSLAKGRTYTIGMVVLDSKNRYFAQMISAVSAEAEKLGYGVNINLHNNDSQKEIDKIKRLAAYKTDGIILSSINKGDEYKAFLDGLDIPVVSVDNKIAEGIPFVDISQRSAMKAATNKVISKGYRHIVFVCPPINGNNKENIYVHEQRLLGFNQAIEQAQDKCTAGYLLDWDYLEHIEDYPVNKETAFICTADEMALEIMMKLKEKRLTAGRDYGLHGFDAIDTLKYISPRLNSVNNNVELVAKEAMQLLFNLIEAKEKEKNKRIIVPYDLVDGETI
- a CDS encoding alpha-N-arabinofuranosidase, which gives rise to MKNRIVIDKDFKIGKVDKRIFGSFVEHMGRVVYTGIYEGNHPTADEDGFRKDVAELAKKMGVGLVRYPGGNFVSNYNWMDGIGPKENRPRKRDLAWKSIETNEVGIDEFMKWAKRYDMEPIMAVNMGTKGIDEAVALLEYCNSEEGTYYSNLRVKYGSKEPYKVKTWCLGNEMDGEWQIGHKTAHEYGRLAHEIGKAMKVLDPTIELVVCGSSMSRNATFGDWEREVLSNTYDEADYISLHQYYDGQDKGTKSFLARSLDMERYIDLVCGIADLEKKKRNSKKTMNICFDEWGVWSTPDYEVQKWVDEHPWQIAPPLGEQIYTMEDSLLFASMMMVLLKKCDRVKIGCQSLLTNISACIMTKKGGEAWVQPIYFPFELIANNAVGTVLQSKYIGETYSTDDMEEVPLIDNLAVANERANELVLFFVNRSEKKEEISIDIRSFKVSGIRESKVLFHDDIKTNNVENHDAVRPQEIVNYELNNDDIKLLLKPFSFQMLKVGLE
- a CDS encoding carbohydrate ABC transporter permease, with protein sequence MSKRSFDIISYVLLTIIMLIVLLPLFWLLVSAFKSDFDVMQWPPKFFPTEWVTTQFKYVWSVLPIPTMLKNTVCFAGAVTIISLFFDSLAAYAFSRMEFRGRKIIFGIILLTMMIPFQIVMIPIYLEEYKMGILNTFIGLVLPRAASAYGIFMLTSFFSGIPKSLDEAARIDGMSEIQIYLKIILPLSKPALVTLGIFHLMNNWNDLLYPMMLTSTQEKRTLSAGLATLVGSNAIKYGPTLAATVIAIAPLLIVFLFGQRFFMEGIATSGMKE